The following proteins are co-located in the Solanum pennellii chromosome 1, SPENNV200 genome:
- the LOC107008347 gene encoding RGS1-HXK1-interacting protein 1: MEEERDSSQNKVWHSYISEDLPRTVQQSTDSAIRSARSIQNTSSTHLRTLQDFMPKIKGQYRTYEEVFFRKIKDELVSAREHPAIAGGIGIAAGLLLTRGPRRFLYRQTLGRLQSEEAKFIKAEKNVKELGLSVGLMKKESKKLLERASLAEKDMKRGHSDLMVAGNQIQSVAKSVYKVEGQAADLMDVLREIPGREALKLRAEVASMASHLRQQRTAIDKRIVKISELGVPI, translated from the exons ATGGAAGAAGAAAGGGATTCATCCCAAAACAAAGTATGGCACTCTTACATCTCAGAGGATCTGCCTCGCACTGTCCAACAGTCTACCGACTCCGCCATTCGCTCTGCCCGTTCCATACAAAATACATCCTCCACCCACCTTCGCACTCTTCAG GATTTTATGCCAAAGATTAAAGGCCAGTATAGAACTTATGAAGAGGTTTTCTTTAGGAAAATTAAAG ATGAGTTGGTATCTGCAAGAGAGCACCCTGCTATTGCTGGGGGAATTGGTATTGCTGCTGGCCTCCTTCTCACGCGAG GACCGAGAAGATTTCTGTACCGTCAAACACTGGGCCGTCTCCAGAGTGAGGAG GCCAAATTTATTAAAGCTGAGAAGAATGTGAAAGAGTTGGGCCTGTCTGTTGGCTTAATGAAGAAAGAGAGTAAAAAGTTGCTTGAAAGAGCATCTCTTGCTGAAAAGGATATGAAACGCGGCCATTCTGACCTCAT GGTTGCTGGGAATCAGATTCAAAGTGTTGCAAAATCTGTCTACAAGGTTGAAGGTCAAGCTGCTG ATTTGATGGATGTGCTGCGGGAAATTCCAGGTAGAGAGGCATTAAAGCTAAGAGCAGAA GTTGCTTCAATGGCGTCACATCTGCGTCAACAAAGAACTGCAATTGACAAAAGGATTGTCAAGATTTCTGAATTAGGTGTTCCTATATGA